From uncultured Draconibacterium sp.:
TGTCGCTCGCCAAGTGCAGAGGCAGTGTTTAACGGCGTTGTAAAAAAAGCAGGATTAAGCAAACAGTTTGTGGTGGATTCTGCAGGAACATCGGGTTGGCATGCCGGCGAACCTGCCGACAGAAGAATGCAATCGCACGCCATACGTCGCGATTATAACCTGACAAGTATTTCCAGAAAGTTTAATCCGCATTCCGATTTCGATTATTTCGATTACATCATCGGGATGGACGATAGCAATATGCAAAACCTGAAAAGCATGGCACGCAACGGCAACGACTTACAAAAGCTGCACAAAATGACAGATTTTAGCAGCGATGGTCAATACGACGAAGTTCCTGATCCGTATTACGGAGGTGCAGATGGTTTTGAGCTGGTACTCGACCTGTTGGAAGATGCGTGCGAAGGGCTGCTGAAAGATATTGAAACAAAAAGATCTGAGTAGAAAATTCCACTCAGATCGTTCTATATTGATAAAGTTTTTTATTCGAAGTGGTAAAGGAAATTTACCAAACAATCGTAGGCCGGTTTCCGCTCACCTTCAATATCAACCACAATTTTCACCTGAATTTTCGCAATTCCACGCAGGTTTTTAATGTCGTTTAACGATACCGTTGCCCTGATTTTGTCATTCACTTTTACCGGTTGCTGGAAACGTAAACTTTCGATACCGTAATTCACGATCATCTTTACATTTCGTACATCAACAACATTGTACCATAGGTAAGTTAACATCGACAAAGATAAATAACCGTGTGCGATGGTTGTTTTAAACGGCGATTCTTTGGCAGCACGCTCCGGATCAGTGTGTATCCACTGGTAATCAAGCGTTGCATCTGCAAATTTATCTATCTGATCCTGAGTTATCTGAACATAATCTGAAACTCCAATAACCTGCCCCAAAAGGGCTTCAAACTCTTCGTAGTTGTTGATAATTCGTTTTTCCATTGAAAAATAATTCTGGTAAATGATGTGCCAAGTTAATCCTTTTTCTGCAAGAATAGCAGCTTTGAACGTTGCGAATGCCCTTATTTTATAAAGCTTTCATAAGTAAAAACTGAATTTTAATACTTTATGTTCCATTTTTAAAAGGACTGTGAAGTTATATTAAAGAATTCAGACATTCTCATCTGGTTTTTATCAGAAAATGGTCACCTTTGCATTTCAATTTATCGCATGAGAAATCTTTTCCGAACAACAACATTCCTGGCAATTGTTGCCTGCCTTCTATGGTCGACCGCTTTTGCTGGCGTAAAAATAGGATTGGAGTACCATAGTCCATTTCAGTTTGCGGGCATTCGTTTTACTATTTCCGGCCTTCTTATGTTTTTGTATTTCGGAAAACCAAAACGTTATTTTTTAGAATTAAAACATAACCTGAAATTTATTTTACTTCTTTCTCTTGTGCAGATATTTGCGCAATATGCGCTGTTTTACAGTGGCATTAACTTGCTTCCCGGTTCGTTATCTGCTATGATTGTTGGATCGCAACCACTTTTCATTGCGTTGGTTGCGCACTTCTCGTTTAACAACGACAAAATGACGCCACTAAAAACAATAAGTATTTTAATTGGTGTTGTCGGAATTGCAATCATCACACTCGGCCGTTCGAAAGTTGAGATGAGTGGCTATCGGGAATACATTGGCATTGCCATTTTGCTCGTCAACAATATTGTATCGGGCTACTCCAATGTGTTGGTTGCGAAACATACAGCCACAATTTCTCCGGTGGTTTTAAGTTCCACTTCGCTGATTATAGGAGGTTTAATGCTATCCATTGTTTCCATTCCCGTTGAAGGAATTCACCTGGGGCCATTTCCTCCAAAATACTGGTATGCTTTGGCCTGGCTCAGCTTTTTATCGGCAGCCGCCATTACCATTTGGTATTCGTTACTAAAACGACCGGGCGTAAAAGTTTCATTGCTGAATGTATGGAAATTCCTGATTCCCGTGTCAGGAGCAGCTTTAAGCTGGGTTTTATTGAGTAACGAAAAACCCGATCTCGCATCAATTATCGGAATGGTAGTAATCGCCGTATCATTGGTTAGTCTGAACTATGCCAACCGAAGAGAGCAAAAACTTGCTGCCCAAAAGGAACAACAGTAACTATTCATCCAAAACCAGTAATTCTATTTTTCTGAAATCCGTACTGTGACCTTCCGCCTGAATTGAGATCGTACCCTTTGTGAGCATCTTGTTTCCATCGGCCGGCAGAAGTTTTTCATAAGTAGGATCTCGTGGATCAAGCTGTGGTTTTTCGTAATGTAATACTTCTACTCCATCCACAAAATGACGGATCATTTCACCGCCGTGCACTTCTGCTTCAACAGTCACCCATTTGTCATCGTATTGTGTTTCTGCATTGGAATTTATGGTATGTGGTTCAATCAATTCGCCATTCATCACCACGTTTGTGCCGGGTGTGCAAAGGTTCATTGTTGGACGCTCACCTTTACCGGTAACACCGCCCAACAACTGCACTTCAATGGATGTTGGAAATGCCTGATCCAACTCCATCGATTCAGCAGTCTGACCATGAATCATTAATCCGTTATTTCGAAATGCCCAGTTTGGCGCATTTTTTAACTGAGGTCCTACAAAACGATACTCAACCCGCAAGCGGTAGTGCGAAAATTCATCCTTGTAAAACAGATGCCCGAATTCGCCATTCCACTCGTCCCAATCGTCGTACGAAACGCGTAGCAAACCATCCTCAACCCGGAACGTATTTTTGTAATTAACACCTAACTCGTACCCTGTAAATTTTGGCGTCCAATCGTCTAAATCTTTACCATTAAACAACTGTATCCAGTTTTCATCTGATTTGCTTGCCTCCTGCTCTGTTTTAGGTTTTGAATTGCACGCCGATAAAAGCATAGAACCCGCCAAGAGGGTAATTCCGAAGAGTTTGTAAGTAATTCTCATCACTGAAGTTTTAATTGATTTAGTTCAGTAGTAAAGGTAAAACAATATTGAAAAGAACAAAAATTAACCATTTGGTTAAACTATTTGATTAATTTCTTGGATGATTGAACTGAAACCCCTACTTTTGACCATCTGGTTAAACTATTTAGTTAATTAAAATTCATGACAAACATAAAAAAGGATAATACTGAGGAAAAGATACTAAGTGCCGCTCAGAATGTTTTTGTGCGGAAAGGAATGGATGGAGCACGTATGCAGGAAATTGCAGACGAAGCCGGGATAAACAAAGCGTTGCTTCACTATTATTTCCGTTCGAAACGACAGTTGTTTAACGCAACGTTCGAAAGCATTTTTTGCAAAATTATTCCCAATGTAATGCGCATGGTTGAGTCGGATCAACCGATTGAAGAAAAACTGGAAGCTTTTATTGAAAATTACATTGATGTTTTGATGAAAAATCCTTTCCTGCCAACCTTTGTATTAAAAGAAATAAATCAAGATCCGGAGTTTCTGGCAGAATTGATTAAAAGTAGTGGGCTACAACCCAAAAAAGTTGTTGAGATGTTCCAAATTGAAATGGAAAAAGGAACTATCCGAAACATGGATCCGCGCGACCTTTTGATCAACATACTCAGTTTAAACATATTTCCGATTGCCTCAAAACCACTACTGTCTTTGTTATTTTTTGACGATGATCAAAAAAGCTACATGGAATTTATTGAAAGAAGAAAAGTAACTGTAAAGGAGTTTGTCCTTAACTCAATCCTAATAAAATGAGAAAAATTCTGATTCTATTGCTATTTCCGTTTCAGTTGGCAGTTGCCCAGAACAATATTCAACTTGACAGTTGTTATGTGTGGGCACGGCAAAATTACCCCAACCTGAAACAGTCGGAATTGTGGAAGGAGATCAATTCGCTTTCCACACAAAATCACGAAACCAATTATTTGCCACGGGTAACATTAAACGGTCAGATCACTTATCAATCGGCAGTAACAGAAGTTCCGGTTTCGATGCCGGGAGTTACCATACCAACGGTTTCGAAAGATCGTTATAATACTTACGCCGAGTTGCAACAAACCATTTGGGACGGTGGTCTTACCAAAGCCAATAAAAGTCTTGAAAACGCTATTTTGAATAGCAACCTTAGCCAATTAGAAGTAGAGCTATACAAACTGAACGAGCAGGTTGCGCAGGCCTTTTTTACAACTTTGGTAGTCGAACAGCAAAAAGAAGTGATCCTAGCACAGCTAAAAACCATTGATGAACAACTTGACCGCGTAGAATCAGGGATTCGCAACGGAGTAACTGAACCTTCAGCAGCAATGGTATTAAAAGCGGAGCGAATCAACCTTGAGCAAAATATTGTTGAATTGGATGCCGCTAAAAATACATCACGCCAAATGCTGGAATTGTTAACCGGCAAGCAGTTTGCTAAAAACGAAGCATTTACCTATCAAACAAACTTTTCATTCACATCAGAACTCCTCCGCCCCGAATTAGATTTACTGGGCGTTCAGCGTCAACAGTTAGCAGTTCAGAGCGATCTGCTTTCGAAAACGAGAAACCCAAAGCTTTTCGGATTTGGTCAATTAGGTTACGGAAAGCCGGGCTTAAACATGTTACTCGACGAATTTAAAGGTTACTACCTTTTTGGTGTGGGTGTTTCGTGGAATGCTTTCGACTGGAAACAAACGTCACGACAACAAGAAGTTTTGCAAATACAACAAGAAATGCTTCAAAGCCAGGAAGCGACATTTATACAAAACCTCAACCTCTTGCTCATTCAACAAAAAGAGCAGATAGGAAAACTGGAACAATTGATTACCAACGATGAAAACCTGGTTGAACTTCGTGCCGGGATTACCAAAGCAGCCGCCTCAAAACTGGAGAACGAAACAATTACGACTTCCGACTATGTTCAGGAATTACAAGCTGAAACCATAGCAAAATTAAAACAAGAACTGCACAAAATTCAGCTTAACGAAGCCCGCGAAAAATACACCCTGATCAAAGGAAAAACCTTGCCGGGCACTTTAACACATAACTAAAATATACAAGCAAATATCGATACCATGAAAAAGATACTTTACATTATTTCTTTGCCTTTACTTTTTATGGCCTGCCAATCGGATAATGACACGGCTGACGCTTATGGAAATTTCGAAGCTGAAACAGTGATTGTTTCGGCTGAAACTCCGGGAAAGATCCTTGAATTAAATGTTGACAAAGGAGATAAAATTGAAGCCGGCTTTTCTGCAGCCTTAATCGATACTGTACAGCTACATTTACAACTATTACAACTTGATGCGCAACAAACTGCAATCGCGGCAAAACGTCAATCGATTCAGTCGCAAATTGCTGTGTTCGAAGAGCAAAAAACAAACATGAAAATAAACGAAGAACGCATTCAAAAAATGCTGAAAGACGGAGCTGCCACCCAAAAGCAACTTGACGATATTCAGGGACAGATCAGTGTAATCGATAAACAGATTGCCAATACCAAAACACAATTCACGCTCATTAGCAAAGAACAGGAAGTTTTGGAAGCACAAAAAGCTTCGGTAAGCGATCAGTTAAATCGTTGCAGTGTAAAATCTCCCGTTTCAGGAACTATACTTGAAACATACGCCGAACAGGGAGAATTGACCACTGCAGGAAAAGCACTTTTTAAAATTGCCGATATCAGCGAGCTGGAACTTAAAGTGTATGTAAGCGGCGCCCAGCTTCCACATGTAAAACTCGGTCAGCAGATTGATGTTATGGTCGATCAGAACGCTACCGAAAACCAACACTTTACCGGTACCATCACCTGGATTTCATCGGAAGCGGAGTTTACGCCTAAGATCATCCAAACCAAAGAAGAACGGGTAAAACTGGTTTATGCTGTTAAAGTAACGGTAAAGAATGACGGAACGTTGAAAATAGGAATGCCGGGGGAAGTTAGTTGGCAGTGACCAGTCGCAGTATTCAGTCACAGTTATCAGTTTCAGTTAACAGTAAAAACAAAAATACATATTATGGATTTTAAACATTTAATCGCATATCAAAAGGCATTTAAACTGGCCATGGATATTTTTGAGGTTTCCAAAACATTTCCAAAAGAAGAAAAGTTCTCGTTAACTGATCAAATTAGAAGATCTTCCCGTTCAACATGTACCAACATTGCTGAAGCGTATCGTAAAAGACGATATCCAAAACACTTTTTAAGCAAACTTACCGACTCCGATGGCGAAAACAGCGAAACTGCCTCTTGGCTTGACTTTGCTTTTGCCTGTGAATACATCAGCAACGACATCCATGAGAAATTATATAACGAATGTGTGGAAATTGGTAAACTTTTGAACTATATGATGAGTAATCCTGAAAAATTTGGTAGTAGCAAAGTGCTGGACTGAAAACTGAGACTGAGACTGAATACTAAAAAGATGATCGAGATAAACAACATAACAAAGTCGTACAAAGAAACCAAGGCACTTTCGGGTATCAACCTGCATGTAAATGAAGGTGAATTGTTTGGTTTAATCGGTCCGGATGGAGCAGGAAAAACCACTTTGATCCGAATTCTGATGACTTTGCTTTTACCGGATTCAGGTGAAGCAAAACTGGACGGTCTGGATGTGGTTGGAAATTACAAGCAAATCCGCAAAATGGTTGGTTATATGCCTGGGCGTTTTTCGCTTTATCAGGATTTGAGCGTGGAAGAAAACCTGAACTTTTTTGCGACTGTTTTCGGAACAACGGTTCAGGAGAATTATGATTTAATCCGCGATATCTATTACCAGATCGAGCCTTTTAAAACACGCCGCGCCGGAAAACTGTCAGGCGGAATGAAACAAAAACTGGCGCTTTCGTGTGCATTAATCCATAAACCCAAAATATTGGTACTCGATGAACCAACAACCGGTGTAGATGCAGTTTCGCGAAAAGAGTTTTGGGAGATGCTGAAAAACCTTCAGCAAAAGGGAATTACCATTTTGGTATCGACACCTTACATGGACGAAGCCGATCTTTGCGACCGCGTAGCACTGATCCAAAACGGACAAATACTTGATGTGGATTCCCCAAAACGTATAACTGAAAAATTTCCCCGGAAGATTATTCAGGTAGGTGCCCAAAATATGTACCAGTTGATTAACGATTTACGTGCTTACGATAAAGCAGAAGCAGTTTATGCTTTTGGTCAGCATGCTCATTTTACGGGTATAAATGATGAAGTGGAAACGAACGAACTCGATAATTACCTGCAAAATCTGGGGCACGAAAAGATATTGGTGGAAGAAATTCCGGCTGGTATTGAAGATGTGTTTATGAACTTAATGGAGCAGTAGCCGCAAAACGATATGGCAAACATTATAACAGCTAAAAATCTCACAAAAAAGTTCGGGCATTTTACGGCAAACGACAATCTTTCTTTTGAAGTAAAAAAGGGTGAGATTTTTGGATTTCTTGGAGCCAACGGCGCTGGAAAGACGACGGCAATTCGAATACTTTGCGGCCTTTCATCACCAACATCGGGCGAGGTGGAAGTTGCCGGTTTTGATATTTATCGTGAAACCGAAAAAATAAAAAAGAACATCGGTTACATGAGCCAGAAGTTTTCGCTGTATGAAGACCTGACAATTTTGGAGAACATTAAATTATATGCAGGAATCTATGGTATTGGACGAAAACAGCGCAAAGAAAAAGAATCGGAATTACTAAAAAAACTGGAGCTGGAAAATGTAAAAAACAAACTCATCGGTGATTTGCCGCTGGGATGGAAACAAAAGCTGGCTTTTTCGGTAGCAATTTTTCACGATCCGAAAATTGTTTTCCTCGATGAACCAACCGGAGGTGTCGACCCGGTTACCCGACGAAAATTCTGGGACCTGATTTATGAAGCTGCTCACCACGGAATTACCGTTTTTGTAACTACCCACTACATGGATGAAGCCGAATATTGCGATCGTGTATCAATAATGAATGCAGGGAAAATTGAAGCACTCGACACGCCAACAAAACTTAAAGAAAAATACAATGCAACCAATATGGACGAAGTGTTTTTGAAAATAGCACGGTAGCTATGAGTTTCGAGACACGAGTTTCGAGTAAAAGCCTCAACAAGAACAAACTCGCGGCTCGCTTCTCACAACTAAATACTTAAAAGATGAAACAACTAAAATCATTCATAAAAAAAGAATTCTTCCACATTTTTCGCGACCCGCGAACGATGCTGATACTCTTTGGCATTCCTGTGGTTCAGCTACTGGTCTTCGGAACGGTGATTAAAAGTGAGATTAAAGATGTTCACATTGCCATTTACGACCAGTCGAAAGATGAAACCACACAGGAAATCACCAATAAATTGTTGTCTTCGGGCTATTTTCTGCTGGATGAAAACCTGGATAATCTTGACGATATTGATGCCATTTTCAGAAAAGGGAAAGTGCGCGAAGTGATTGTTTTTGAGAATAATTTTGGGCAAACACTCGGCAAAGAAGGCATTGCTAAAATACAGTTAATTGCCGATGCTTCCGATCCCAACATAGCAAAGCTGGCGATATCATATACAAATGCCATTGTAAACGACTACATCCGAAAACTGTATCCCGAAATGCAGCTGCCCATGCAGATTACCCCCGAAGTACGCATGTATTTTAACGAAGAAATGAAAAGTGCGTACATGTTCGTGCCCGGTGTGATGGCTTTGATTTTAATGCTCATTTCTGCCATGATGACTTCCATTTCAATAACTCGCGAAAAGGAATTAGGGACAATGGAAATCCTACTCGTTTCTCCACTTCGCCCTGTTCAAATTATTGTTGGAAAAGTACTCCCCTACCTGCTACTTTCTATCGCTAATGCATTCATTATTGTACTTATCGGGCATTTTGTATTTAGTGTACCTGTAAGTGGCAGTTTCATTTTACTCATGCTGGAAACCATTCTTTTTATTCTAATGGCACTTTGCCTGGGAATCCTGATATCAACGGCAGCAAAGAACCAAATGGCGGCCATGTTTATTTCAATGATCGGATTAATGTTACCCACCATTCTATTATCCGGTTTTATATTTCCCATCGAAAATATGCCGGAGGTGCTGCAATATTTTAGTCATATAATGCCCGCCCGATATTTCATAACGATTGTAAGAACTATTATGCTGAAAGGAACCGGCATCTTTTTTATTTGGAAAGAGACTGCCATTTTAATTGCTATGACGATGTTTTTTATTGCGGTTAGCGTAAGGAAATTTAAGATTAGATTAGAGTAGTTACGAGTTGCAAGCTTCAAGTTACAAGTAGGTGTGGATAGAAATGAATATTAACCATTTAAATATACACAATGAAAGATTTTAAGAATTTAAAAGTTTGGCAAAAAGGAATGAAGTTGGTTGTTGACATTTATAAATCGACCAAACTTTTTCCGCAAGAAGAGTTGTATGGACTGACAAGTCAAATTCGACGATCGGCCGTTTCTATCCCTTCAAATATTGCGGAAGGTGCAGGACGAGGCTCAAATAAAGAATTTAGTCGTTTTCTGGATATTTCACTTGGATCATCATTTGAGTTGGAAACACAAATCATTCTTGCCCACGAGCTAGAATTTATTTCTGAAAGTGAATTTGAAACGCTTACAGATAAAGTTCAGGAAGAACAGAAAATGATAAATGGCATACAAAAAAGTATAAACCGATAGTTATAAGTTACAACTCTTGAAACTTGCGACTTGTAACTTGTAACTTGCGACTAGTAGCTCATCATGAAAACTATTTTATATCTACTTCAAAAAGAATTCCGCCAAATATTTCGGAACAAGACCATTCTGCCAATGATCTTTGTTGTGCCGATTATGCAAATGCTTATTCTGGTTTTTGCGGCCACTTACGACATGAAGCGTATCGATTTGGTAGTGGTTGATCACGACATGTCGGAAAACTCGCGGCATCTGATTGCCAAATTCGATGGAATTCCATTTTTTCATGTGCATCATTTAGAGCAATCGGAGAAGCTGGCCGAGGACAAGTTATTAAACGACGAAGCCGATGCTATTCTCATCTTTCCGGTTGATTTTGAACGCGACCTCATTCGTGACGACCAGGCGAAAGTACAACTTCTGATCAATGCCATCGAGAGCAATTCTGCACAATTGATTTATGCTTATTCGGCAAACATCATCAGCGATTATAATAAAGATATTATTGCCGAATGGAAAGAAATTCCGGAATTTACGCCTCCCACAAAAGTTGAGATTACCGAGAACTACTGGTACAATCCGGAGTTGGATTATAAATGGTTTATGGCGCCGGGTATTTTAGCAATTCTGGTCACCATCATCGGGATGTTTATGTCGGGGATGAACCTGGTGCGTGAAAAAGAAATCGGCACCATTGAGCAACTGAACGTAACACCCCTCAAAAAATACCAGTTTATAATCGGAAAGCTGGTTCCGTTTTGGGTGATCGGGCTGTTCGATTTGGCTCTGGGATTAACGATTGCCTGGCTGGTTTTCGACCTGCCAATCGTTGGAAGTTTGTTCACCTTGTTTTTTATGGCCAGCATTTATCTCATCAGCGTTCTTGGTCTTGGCCTATTTATTTCTACGGTTGCCGACACCCAGCAACAAGTCATGTTCGTCAGTTTTTTCTTTATGATGATCTTTGTTTTGATGGGCGGTATTTTCACGCCGGTGGAAAGTATGCCTGATTGGGCACAGCAAATCGATCGCCTCAACCCGATTTATTATTTTATGCGGGTA
This genomic window contains:
- a CDS encoding low molecular weight protein-tyrosine-phosphatase, with protein sequence MDKTKVLFVCLGNICRSPSAEAVFNGVVKKAGLSKQFVVDSAGTSGWHAGEPADRRMQSHAIRRDYNLTSISRKFNPHSDFDYFDYIIGMDDSNMQNLKSMARNGNDLQKLHKMTDFSSDGQYDEVPDPYYGGADGFELVLDLLEDACEGLLKDIETKRSE
- a CDS encoding MaoC family dehydratase, giving the protein MEKRIINNYEEFEALLGQVIGVSDYVQITQDQIDKFADATLDYQWIHTDPERAAKESPFKTTIAHGYLSLSMLTYLWYNVVDVRNVKMIVNYGIESLRFQQPVKVNDKIRATVSLNDIKNLRGIAKIQVKIVVDIEGERKPAYDCLVNFLYHFE
- a CDS encoding DMT family transporter, with product MRNLFRTTTFLAIVACLLWSTAFAGVKIGLEYHSPFQFAGIRFTISGLLMFLYFGKPKRYFLELKHNLKFILLLSLVQIFAQYALFYSGINLLPGSLSAMIVGSQPLFIALVAHFSFNNDKMTPLKTISILIGVVGIAIITLGRSKVEMSGYREYIGIAILLVNNIVSGYSNVLVAKHTATISPVVLSSTSLIIGGLMLSIVSIPVEGIHLGPFPPKYWYALAWLSFLSAAAITIWYSLLKRPGVKVSLLNVWKFLIPVSGAALSWVLLSNEKPDLASIIGMVVIAVSLVSLNYANRREQKLAAQKEQQ
- a CDS encoding DUF1080 domain-containing protein produces the protein MRITYKLFGITLLAGSMLLSACNSKPKTEQEASKSDENWIQLFNGKDLDDWTPKFTGYELGVNYKNTFRVEDGLLRVSYDDWDEWNGEFGHLFYKDEFSHYRLRVEYRFVGPQLKNAPNWAFRNNGLMIHGQTAESMELDQAFPTSIEVQLLGGVTGKGERPTMNLCTPGTNVVMNGELIEPHTINSNAETQYDDKWVTVEAEVHGGEMIRHFVDGVEVLHYEKPQLDPRDPTYEKLLPADGNKMLTKGTISIQAEGHSTDFRKIELLVLDE
- a CDS encoding TetR/AcrR family transcriptional regulator, which gives rise to MTNIKKDNTEEKILSAAQNVFVRKGMDGARMQEIADEAGINKALLHYYFRSKRQLFNATFESIFCKIIPNVMRMVESDQPIEEKLEAFIENYIDVLMKNPFLPTFVLKEINQDPEFLAELIKSSGLQPKKVVEMFQIEMEKGTIRNMDPRDLLINILSLNIFPIASKPLLSLLFFDDDQKSYMEFIERRKVTVKEFVLNSILIK
- a CDS encoding TolC family protein, with translation MRKILILLLFPFQLAVAQNNIQLDSCYVWARQNYPNLKQSELWKEINSLSTQNHETNYLPRVTLNGQITYQSAVTEVPVSMPGVTIPTVSKDRYNTYAELQQTIWDGGLTKANKSLENAILNSNLSQLEVELYKLNEQVAQAFFTTLVVEQQKEVILAQLKTIDEQLDRVESGIRNGVTEPSAAMVLKAERINLEQNIVELDAAKNTSRQMLELLTGKQFAKNEAFTYQTNFSFTSELLRPELDLLGVQRQQLAVQSDLLSKTRNPKLFGFGQLGYGKPGLNMLLDEFKGYYLFGVGVSWNAFDWKQTSRQQEVLQIQQEMLQSQEATFIQNLNLLLIQQKEQIGKLEQLITNDENLVELRAGITKAAASKLENETITTSDYVQELQAETIAKLKQELHKIQLNEAREKYTLIKGKTLPGTLTHN
- a CDS encoding HlyD family efflux transporter periplasmic adaptor subunit; amino-acid sequence: MKKILYIISLPLLFMACQSDNDTADAYGNFEAETVIVSAETPGKILELNVDKGDKIEAGFSAALIDTVQLHLQLLQLDAQQTAIAAKRQSIQSQIAVFEEQKTNMKINEERIQKMLKDGAATQKQLDDIQGQISVIDKQIANTKTQFTLISKEQEVLEAQKASVSDQLNRCSVKSPVSGTILETYAEQGELTTAGKALFKIADISELELKVYVSGAQLPHVKLGQQIDVMVDQNATENQHFTGTITWISSEAEFTPKIIQTKEERVKLVYAVKVTVKNDGTLKIGMPGEVSWQ
- a CDS encoding four helix bundle protein — encoded protein: MDFKHLIAYQKAFKLAMDIFEVSKTFPKEEKFSLTDQIRRSSRSTCTNIAEAYRKRRYPKHFLSKLTDSDGENSETASWLDFAFACEYISNDIHEKLYNECVEIGKLLNYMMSNPEKFGSSKVLD
- a CDS encoding ABC transporter ATP-binding protein, giving the protein MIEINNITKSYKETKALSGINLHVNEGELFGLIGPDGAGKTTLIRILMTLLLPDSGEAKLDGLDVVGNYKQIRKMVGYMPGRFSLYQDLSVEENLNFFATVFGTTVQENYDLIRDIYYQIEPFKTRRAGKLSGGMKQKLALSCALIHKPKILVLDEPTTGVDAVSRKEFWEMLKNLQQKGITILVSTPYMDEADLCDRVALIQNGQILDVDSPKRITEKFPRKIIQVGAQNMYQLINDLRAYDKAEAVYAFGQHAHFTGINDEVETNELDNYLQNLGHEKILVEEIPAGIEDVFMNLMEQ
- a CDS encoding ABC transporter ATP-binding protein, yielding MANIITAKNLTKKFGHFTANDNLSFEVKKGEIFGFLGANGAGKTTAIRILCGLSSPTSGEVEVAGFDIYRETEKIKKNIGYMSQKFSLYEDLTILENIKLYAGIYGIGRKQRKEKESELLKKLELENVKNKLIGDLPLGWKQKLAFSVAIFHDPKIVFLDEPTGGVDPVTRRKFWDLIYEAAHHGITVFVTTHYMDEAEYCDRVSIMNAGKIEALDTPTKLKEKYNATNMDEVFLKIAR
- a CDS encoding ABC transporter permease, translating into MKQLKSFIKKEFFHIFRDPRTMLILFGIPVVQLLVFGTVIKSEIKDVHIAIYDQSKDETTQEITNKLLSSGYFLLDENLDNLDDIDAIFRKGKVREVIVFENNFGQTLGKEGIAKIQLIADASDPNIAKLAISYTNAIVNDYIRKLYPEMQLPMQITPEVRMYFNEEMKSAYMFVPGVMALILMLISAMMTSISITREKELGTMEILLVSPLRPVQIIVGKVLPYLLLSIANAFIIVLIGHFVFSVPVSGSFILLMLETILFILMALCLGILISTAAKNQMAAMFISMIGLMLPTILLSGFIFPIENMPEVLQYFSHIMPARYFITIVRTIMLKGTGIFFIWKETAILIAMTMFFIAVSVRKFKIRLE
- a CDS encoding four helix bundle protein → MKDFKNLKVWQKGMKLVVDIYKSTKLFPQEELYGLTSQIRRSAVSIPSNIAEGAGRGSNKEFSRFLDISLGSSFELETQIILAHELEFISESEFETLTDKVQEEQKMINGIQKSINR
- a CDS encoding ABC transporter permease, translated to MKTILYLLQKEFRQIFRNKTILPMIFVVPIMQMLILVFAATYDMKRIDLVVVDHDMSENSRHLIAKFDGIPFFHVHHLEQSEKLAEDKLLNDEADAILIFPVDFERDLIRDDQAKVQLLINAIESNSAQLIYAYSANIISDYNKDIIAEWKEIPEFTPPTKVEITENYWYNPELDYKWFMAPGILAILVTIIGMFMSGMNLVREKEIGTIEQLNVTPLKKYQFIIGKLVPFWVIGLFDLALGLTIAWLVFDLPIVGSLFTLFFMASIYLISVLGLGLFISTVADTQQQVMFVSFFFMMIFVLMGGIFTPVESMPDWAQQIDRLNPIYYFMRVMRMVVLKGSRITDLLQELVSLSILGVTFLSLAIWRYRKTA